One segment of Natronosalvus halobius DNA contains the following:
- a CDS encoding dTDP-glucose 4,6-dehydratase: MTKEIVVTGAAGFIGRWVTNELLARGHRVYGLDDFSNGSYRNIKELNESERFTIAEGDICDEDAVDELFNEGVDACIHLAAEIDVQESLEDPQSHFDSNVVGTQNVLEACRRTDTRLGLVGTCMVYDMAGSEEGISEEHPVKPASPYAGSKLAAENLAESYYHGYDLPVVILRPFNTYGPFQKTGMAGGVVSIFTNRDNQGEPLKIFGDGTQSRDLLYATDCARFIVEGTFCDEAVGEVLNAGTGSDISINELAELISTDGTEITHVEHHHPQSEVQTLRCDPSKAEAMLDWEPEVSLEEGVDRLRTWLREEGAEQA, from the coding sequence ATGACCAAGGAAATCGTCGTTACTGGTGCAGCAGGGTTTATCGGTCGATGGGTCACCAACGAATTACTTGCCCGCGGGCACCGCGTATATGGACTAGATGACTTCTCGAACGGCTCGTATCGCAACATCAAGGAACTCAATGAGTCAGAGCGATTTACGATCGCTGAAGGTGATATCTGCGATGAGGACGCTGTCGATGAACTCTTTAACGAAGGTGTCGACGCCTGTATTCACCTCGCTGCGGAGATCGACGTTCAGGAGAGCCTCGAGGACCCGCAATCTCACTTCGACTCGAACGTCGTCGGCACGCAAAACGTCTTGGAGGCTTGCCGTCGGACGGATACGCGCCTCGGACTCGTCGGCACGTGTATGGTCTACGACATGGCTGGTTCCGAGGAGGGCATCAGCGAAGAACATCCCGTTAAACCTGCATCACCCTACGCCGGTTCGAAGCTCGCGGCAGAGAACCTCGCGGAGAGCTACTACCACGGCTACGACCTCCCCGTTGTTATCCTCCGACCGTTCAACACGTACGGCCCCTTCCAGAAGACCGGAATGGCCGGCGGTGTCGTCTCAATTTTCACGAACCGCGATAACCAGGGCGAACCGCTGAAGATTTTCGGCGACGGAACCCAGAGCCGGGACCTCCTGTACGCGACAGACTGTGCACGATTCATCGTCGAAGGTACGTTCTGTGACGAAGCAGTTGGCGAGGTCTTGAACGCCGGGACCGGATCAGACATCTCGATCAACGAGCTAGCCGAACTAATTTCGACCGACGGAACGGAAATCACACACGTCGAACACCACCACCCACAGAGCGAGGTGCAGACGCTCCGCTGTGATCCGAGTAAGGCCGAAGCCATGCTCGACTGGGAGCCAGAAGTGAGCCTCGAAGAAGGCGTCGACCGGCTTCGAACGTGGCTACGGGAAGAGGGTGCTGAACAGGCGTAG